A window from Athalia rosae chromosome 5, iyAthRosa1.1, whole genome shotgun sequence encodes these proteins:
- the LOC105684357 gene encoding general transcription factor 3C polypeptide 1 isoform X2, translating to MVSYSTINIVDIVIDEIALEGLDGITLEALWQRLSLRLQEPPPLAKAFMEQVWAICVEVDGVDYYELKIPREKLVIFDRYEFIDPDLGTILEPDEVPNDIYPHSPIDDVVNGVRGSCSTYNTRKKITQHVRTLTVDQAATEFGEKLVLVCTQALREEALMGDGVCPTLELTVMQHCFLERVGRSRYHGEVTQGKISLALLKEDPKSLFYHRKFLIDHKLITKQIHHQKSGGHSCSGSLLHLPRFYVERKPKAIYLAEQVIEILKSKRNCVAEYDEIKKELQIENSIKKLFKTAFFQKVCKTDLRVPYRTIYPKAEDKEWQQKNNNTKEKSIRVVQLLDPDFDVSELWGKEEIVDDDEPYELDISNLKLNVPLLKQANRIVEQSGPNGISQCQVAKIMGQTKLQARTILRNLVRLKIVATFMNDVGRQRVTKFVSKKYEKNSEMSKQFEQEMDKIKELTKMMDVKKTTEQTVDDTVKVEDSSRGSESTNKKLSAEDQESTEATTSEKRDENLMTSSEAMEHCKIDEELIKLKFSIVHQVLKKYGLTKFVKKYRRTSSNFDKKDRLTRCENSLPSLNKIEQNRARLTEQILEEQNKRTPNCNSSEQAEVISYFDSIEVKLVELRPQHKIGKPTHQVVGFIEDLDINEKKNISSITYRLLKRANMIIESVKEHKVIDDLTKLMKMINEEEDKKGYDYKIDKKSLTRLLQKLAKDNVIKNIKLTLRANKREKTLNFICDPSIGIDHTVIQSAVEQAKIKFCLLGSQKIKAMIQSQQKQDEDASAGHMEGVNSLKVSDLSDKASLSTTGSLKYDFKAGKRYGYSPKFVRMKVLHIFLFYSVYDHPGEPTESKDAQVANLRKNGYEIDAELEEEMSTVYNSEIGWKMFIPPLPKHAGWPEGWTIMCDVLLRMPLSTFIKLHNVPYSIPELMNYLNHPIKKHFLVKNLPSHIRNTLLIARKYIYTIHESVTRLCYLGLIQFGPQKLKEKDQVFIFVNRKTEMTDTTSSAAGYHKVENKEYPRISYVFDSLSIVEKYWYDMWNTCINTCLGGRLVVQGKDILLEDLIKKPDMIKAVKARAPEEALLLDNGFVPGDRRGAAGVDSAFFAHLKRNWNWGTDNANRQYSRGEERKKIEQQRSTYLSKIKAKPLKFTEFAGLKKVTGPVTQHAAELRKKLHQKQKHAEDQKSKQQKYQKLVSQHVSKQKSFVRRVLPRKRKLRPRVKYDEVDFCALQQMEKLRVDWNPHEDNILLMCKVAMMYLCPNPRKQLITFTSVRDILRTYSAHSYNKTSRACQRRVMYMCRRPQTVNSVALGVEEIKQNYYINKRFGGIVDRLKSECQNTYEYEEQVAKAFKELVTYIDKRYYNISDMESRESVPIPKTIQEFNLIYKLKHPTRQSSLHGFTKDIKCVNGIHSATVNSVIHSSMCCGKDRSSWAYQLFRVYQQYPESLLRSAMGKIRSDQMVSIKKSYMCALKKYGNCMPMSSSQYQLSTGYIYKFQTKWPYEIFNEAYQMMCKLASWQYENQSADTNYIVPEDVEGVETGHSTGGLVVGLHDYLARGQIDFDIEIPDQIIMLDPRLKEKDETYLRIAQRYNNILTSLDQLGLKKKDVVGTNLMDPEVEEEDEMERREFEDRIVKEKRDKEDRDRRNYWKSRNDEVGKCLEENEIKLQREKEDKERREKRDKFDNTMTIRKQKYAQVLEFGEDNVPEAIISEFRNIEDDKGDSESDQEENEEADEDEDYHTIRFQDGTLITLSKEDIEDSSCNSDEGESQEYKKDINKSLVSNKKLGRSIANTPSQKRKDNDTNDEEVRCNKKAKLDSDTSETPTQENELSSTPEKIQVCSESNTEDPSAKRARSNSADDKVTDEQPQKRLRADDGENVKPDMTIVAESGTDATIEPKVSGGTRVNAVIKKMHAHVGAEYGGGEIEDVNDMQKRCTRIALLMMREELNDLAVSDNHHAHDYFVVNTFKILCSFKLKETDEPRSLECFQNMKVPVDILPLNTRLAKQLIEDLKKYALFPKDPTPYEDFLNEVGDALGQADLDTLGTLHKYVRDKKEIGATSKQIVSKFKSVCRSRLLRLISLLTEHRIFLRSGVITVRYIHQQFADPWLIHSYKILRRDKESLPAIASGNFYLPEFEDKAEWSEKQASDNDLSNDTSLEKVVVIGNEDNTVVDNQSAEKKDKSEIDGSEGGQNGAGIGRRMQRKRTALLQSKDIQKAAKKLDFNTAAAIKVVIKPWIRIDGVLNRRVLDRMLGAVLAYCINHPGVIMSKVQRRFMPALQPFHTTELIEMLAKLECVVIKVLHKPKVTLFSKPITTRLGPTTGFDSEEEVIIEPDIDASIKFGMFLGNKAYTVDFLS from the exons ATGGTTTCGTACTCAACAATCAATATTGTTGACATTGTGATTGATGAAATTGCTCTTGAGGGATTGGATGGAATCACATTGGAAG CACTATGGCAGCGTCTTTCCCTCCGGTTGCAAGAGCCTCCTCCGCTAGCCAAAGCATTTATGGAACAAGTTTGGGCTATATGTGTGGAAGTCGATGGAGTCGATTACTACGAATTGAAAATACCCAGAGAGAAGCTTGTCATATTCGACAGATACGAATTCATCGATCCTGATCTTGGCACGATCTTAGAGCCT GATGAAGTCCCCAATGATATCTATCCCCATTCTCCTATTGACGATGTTGTGAATGGGGTAAGAGGATCGTGCTCAACTTATAATACTCGTAAAAAAATCACTCAACATGTGAGAACTCTTACTGTAGACCAGGCTGCAACTGagtttggagaaaaattggtcCTTGTTTGTACTCAAGCACTTCGGGAGGAGGCTTTAATGGGTGATGGAGTTTGCCCTACTCTGGAATTAACGGTGATGCAACACTGCTTTTTGGAAAGAGTTGGACGTTCCCGTTATCACGGGGAAGTTACTCAGGGAAAAATCAGTCTTGCATTGCTCAAGGAAGATCCAAAGTCCTTGTTTTAccacagaaaatttttaatcgatcaCAAATTAATCACCAAACAAATTCATCATCAAAAATCTGGCGGTCATAGTTGCAGCGGTAGTTTACTTCACCTGCCACGTTTTTATGTTGAGAGAAAACCAAAAGCTATTTACCTTGCTGAACAAGTTATAGAGATActgaaatcgaaacgaaactgCGTTGCCGAGTACGACGAGATAAAGAAAGAActgcaaattgaaaattcgattaaaaaactaTTCAAAACTGCATTCTTTCAAAAAGTTTGTAAAACTGATCTG AGGGTGCCGTACAGAACAATTTACCCAAAAGCTGAAGACAAAGAATggcagcaaaaaaataataatactaaagAAAAGTCAATCAGGGTTGTTCAACTCCTGGATCCAGATTTTGATGTATCAGAGTTatggggaaaagaagaaattgttgACGATGACGAGCCATATg aacttgACATATCAAATCTGAAGTTGAATGTCCCATTATTGAAGCAAGCAAATCGTATAGTGGAGCAAAGTGGTCCCAATGGTATTTCACAGTGTCAGGTAGCAAAAATTATGGGGCAAACCAAGCTGCAGGCTCGCACGATACTCAGAAACTTAGTGAGACTAAAAATCGTTGCTACTTTCATGAATGACGTAGGCAGACAACGTGTTACTAAGTTCGTTtctaaaaaatacgaaaaaaatagcgaaatgAGCAAGCAGTTCGAGCAGGAAATGGATAAGATCAAGGAGCTCACAAAAATGATGGATGTCAAAAAAACCACAGAACAAACTGTTGACGACACTGTGAAAGTTGAAGATTCTAGTCGAGGTAGCGAatcaacaaacaaaaaactttcTGCGGAGGATCAGGAAAGCACCGAAGCGACAACGAGTGAGAAAAGGGATGAGAATCTCATGACAAGTTCTGAGGCAATGGAGCATTGCAAGATAGACGAGGAacttataaaattgaaattttcaatagtCCATCAAGTACTGAAGAAGTACGGATTGACgaagtttgtaaaaaaatacagaagaaCGTCTTCCAATTTCGACAAGAAAGATCGATTGACTCGCTGTGAAAATTCCTTGCCAtcattaaataaaattgagcaAAATCGTGCGCGACTGACGGAACAAATTTTGGAAGAACAGAATAAGAGAACTCCGAACTGTAACTCATCCGAACAGGCTGAAGTCATTTCTTACTTCGATAGTATAGAAGTGAAATTAGTCGAACTGCGACCGCAGCATAAAATCGGAAAGCCAACCCATCAAGTCGTCGGATTCATAGAAGATCTGGATattaacgagaaaaagaatatatcCAGTATTACTTACAGGCTACTCAAAAGAGCCAACATGATCATCGAATCTGTGAAAGAACATAAAGTTATCGACGATCTGACAAAACTCATGAAG ATGATAAACGAGGAAGAGGACAAAAAAGGCTACGattataaaattgacaaaaagtCACTGACCAGGCTCCTTCAAAAACTGGCCAAAGACAATGTGATAAAAAACATAAAACTCACACTTCGCGctaacaaaagagaaaaaactctCAACTTCATTTGTGATCCATCCATCGGGATCGATCACACCGTTATTCAGTCCGCTGTAGAACAagctaaaataaaattctgtcTATTAGGAtctcaaaaaatcaaagcaaTGATACAAAGCCAGCAGAAGCAAGACGAAGACGCTTCGGCGGGTCACATGGAGGGTGTCAATTCTTTGAAAGTATCCGATCTCTCCGATAAAGCAAGCCTCTCTACTACCGGGTCTCTTAAATATGACTTt AAAGCTGGCAAACGATATGGTTACAGTCCAAAATTCGTTCGGATGAAGGTGTTGCAtatattcttattttactCTGTCTACGACCATCCCGGCGAACCTACCGAATCGAAAGATGCTCAAGTGGCCAATTTACGCAAGAACGGATATGAAATAGATGCAGAACTCGAGGAGGAGATGAGCACTGTATATAATTCCGAAATAGGATGGAAAATGTTCATACCCCCATTGCCCAAACACGCAG ggTGGCCCGAGGGCTGGACAATAATGTGCGACGTTTTGTTGCGCATGCCGTTATCAACTTTCATAAAACTTCACAACGTACCATATTCGATACCTGAATTAATGAACTATCTGAATCATCCGatcaaaaaacattttttggtaaaaaatttgcCGTCACACATCCGCAATACACTACTGATTgccagaaaatatatatacaccattCACGAATCCGTAACAAGACTCTGCTATCTTGGTTTGATACAATTCGGtccccaaaaattgaaagaaaaggatCAAGTTTTCATATTTGTAAATCGCAAAACTGAAATGACTGATACAACATCGTCGGCAGCCGGGTATCACAAAGTTGAGAACAAGGAGTATCCAAGAATATCTTACGTCTTTGATTCTTTGTCAATAGTGGAAAAATATTGGTACGACATGTGGAACACTTGCATAAATACTTGTTTAGGTGGAAGATTGGTTGTGCAGGGTAAAGATATACTGCTGGAGGATTTAATCAAGAAACCCGATATGATAAAGGCAGTGAAGGCTCGGGCTCCGGAAGAGGCTTTACTTTTGGACAATGGTTTCGTACCGGGTGATCGAAGAGGAGCGGCGGGTGTTGATTCTGCATTTTTTGCCCATTTAAAACGTAACTGGAACTGGGGCACGGATAATGCAAATCGACAGTACAGcaggggagaggagaggaaaaagatcGAGCAGCAGCGAAGCACTTACCTGTCGAAAATCAAAGCGAAGCCGCTGAAGTTCACCGAGTTTGCGGGACTGAAGAAAGTCACGGGCCCCGTTACTCAACACGCCGCCGAACTGCGGaaaaaactacatcaaaagcAGAAGCACGCCGAGGACCAGAAATCGAAGCAACAAAAATACCAGAAGCTCGTCTCTCAGCATGTGTCGAAGCAAAAGTCGTTTGTACGGAGGGTCTTGCCGCGCAAAAGAAAACTTCGCCCTCGGGTAAAGTACGACGAGGTGGATTTTTGCGCCTTGCAACAAATGGAGAAGCTCCGCGTTGACTGGAATCCGCACGAGGACAATATACTACTGATGTGCAAAGTTGCTATGATGTATCTGTGTCCCAATCCGCGAAAGCAATTGATAACTTTTACGTCGGTGAGGGACATTCTTCGTACTTATTCAGCGCATTCGTACAACAAAACATCTCGAGCTTGCCAGCGGAGAGTTATGTACATGTGCAGAAGACCGCAAACGGTGAATAGCGTTGCTCTGGGGGTTGAGGAGATAAAGCAAAACTATTACATAAATAAACGTTTCGGTGGGATAGTCGACAGACTGAAGTCCGAGTGTCAGAACACCTACGAATACGAGGAACAGGTGGCTAAAGCCTTCAAGGAACTCGTCACTTACATCGATAAGAGATACTACAACATCAGCGATATGGAGTCCAGGGAATCCGTTCCGATCCCCAAAACGATACAAGAATTCAATCTCATATACAAATTGAAGCATCCGACGCGACAGTCCAGTCTTCACGGTTTCACCAAAGACATCAAGTGCGTCAATGGTATACATTCCGCCACCGTAAACTCTGTAATTCACAGTTCGATGTGCTGCGGAAAGGACAGATCTTCTTGGGCCTACCAATTGTTCAGAGTTTACCAGCAATATCCGGAATCGCTTCTCCGTTCCGCCATGGGTAAAATCAGATCCGATCAAATGGTTTCGATAAAGAAAAGTTACATGTGTGCTCTGAAGAAGTACGGTAATTGTATGCCCATGAGTAGCTCGCAGTACCAATTGAGCACCGGTTACATCTACAAGTTCCAAACCAAATGGCCGTACGAAATATTCAACGAGGCATACCAGATGATGTGTAAGCTTGCCAGTTGGCAGTACGAGAACCAATCGGCAGATACGAATTATATCGTCCCCGAAGATGTGGAGGGAGTGGAAACTGGACACTCTACGGGTGGACTCGTGGTAGGACTTCACGATTATCTGGCCAGAGGTCAGATTGATTTCGACATAGAAATACCTGACCAGATAATCATGCTGGATCCGAGATTGAAAGAGAAGGATGAAACGTATTTGCGGATTGCTCAGAGATACAACAATATCTTGACTAGTCTCGATCAGTTGGGGTTGAAGAAGAAAGATGTTGTTGGGACGAATTTAATGGATCCCGAAGTCGAAGAGGAGGACGAAATGGAGAGGAGGGAGTTCGAGGACAGAATAGTGAAAGAGAAACGCGATAAGGAGGATCGCGATCGGCGCAATTACTGGAAGAGTAGGAACGACGAGGTGGGCAAATGCCtggaagaaaatgagataaaattacagcgtgaaaaagaggataaagagaggagggaaaagagagaTAAGTTCGACAATACCATGACGATTAGGAAACAGAAGTATGCTCAAGTTCTGGAATTTGGAGAAGACAATGTTCCAGAAGCAATTATATCCGAGTTCAGAAATATCGAAGATGATAAAGGCGATTCGGAAAGCGATCaagaggaaaatgaagaagcgGATGAAGACGAAGATTATCACACGATCAGATTTCAAGACGGAACATTGATCACCCTCAGCAAAGAAGACATTGAGGATTCCTCCTGTAACTCGGATGAAGGAGAGTCACAAGAATACAAAAAGGATATCAACAAATCCCTTGTTTCCAATAAGAAATTGGGTCGTTCAATCGCGAATACTCCatcacaaaaaagaaaagataacgATACTAATGACGAAGAAGTACGGTGtaacaaaaaagcaaaacttGATTCCGATACCTCCGAAACCCCAACGCAAGAGAATGAGCTTTCCAGTACTCCGGAAAAAATCCAAGTCTGTTCGGAGAGTAACACAGAAGATCCTTCCGCCAAAAGAGCGAGAAGTAATTCTGCGGATGACAAAGTTACGGACGAACAACCACAAAAACGATTGCGTGCAGATGACGGTGAAAACGTAAAGCCGGATATGACGATTGTCGCCGAATCGGGAACTGATGCAACAATAGAACCCAAAGTCTCTGGTGGTACCAGAGTAAACgcagtgataaaaaaaatgcatgcGCATGTCGGGGCGGAGTACGGAGGTGGCGAAATAGAGGACGTTAACGATATGCAAAAAAGGTGCACAAGAATAGCTCTGCTGATGATGCGAGAGGAACTGAACGATCTCGCGGTATCAGATAACCATCACGCTCACGATTATTTCGTTGTCAATACGTTCAAGATATTATGCTCATTCAAATTGAAGGAAACCGACGAACCCAGGAGCCTCGaatgttttcaaaatatgaaaGTGCCCGTTGATATTTTACCCCTGAATACTCGACTGGCTAAACAGTTGATagaggatttgaaaaaatacgcgCTCTTTCCCAAGGATCCCACGCCTTATGAAGACTTTTTAAACGAAGTTGGAGACGCCCTCGGGCAGGCAGATCTGGATACGTTGGGAACACTTCACAAATATGTGAGAGACAAGAAGGAAATCGGGGCTACCAGCAAGCAAATTGTT TCCAAGTTCAAAAGCGTATGCAGAAGTCGTTTGCTTCGATTGATATCACTGTTGACCGAGCACCGAATATTCCTCCGATCCGGAGTAATTACGGTACGCTATATCCACCAACAGTTTGCAGACCCTTGGCTGATACATTCGTACAAAATACTTCGCCGTGACAAAGAGTCTTTGCCAGCGATAGCCAGTGGTAACTTTTACCTTCCCGAGTTTGAGGATAAGGCGGAGTGGTCTGAGAAACAAGCGTCTGATAATGACCTGTCTAACGATACTAGTTTGGAGAAGGTGGTGGTGATCGGGAACGAGGACAACACGGTTGTTGACAATCAATCTGCGGAGAAGAAAGATAAGAGTGAAATCGATGGAAGCGAGGGGGGTCAAAATGGTGCGGGGATCGGACGTAGAATGCAAAGGAAGCGAACGGCACTGCTTCAATCAAAGGATATTCAAAAAGCGGCGAAAAAACTCGACTTCAA TACGGCGGCGGCGATCAAGGTAGTTATAAAGCCCTGGATACGCATTGACGGCGTTCTAAATCGCAGAGTTTTGGATCGAATGCTAGGCGCAGTTCTCGCCTATTGCATCAATCACCCCGGTGTAATAATGTCAAAAGTGCAGCGCAGATTTATGCCAGCTCTGCAACCATTTCATACTACCGAATTAATCGAA ATGCTTGCCAAGTTGGAATGCGTGGTGATTAAAGTTCTTCATAAACCAAAAGTCACCCTGTTTTCAAAGCCTATAACGACGAGATTAG GCCCCACAACAGGCTTTGACTCCGAAGAAGAAGTGATTATAGAACCCGATATCGACGCGAGTATAAAGTTTGGCATGTTTTTGGGAAATAAAGCGTATACCGTAGATTTTTTATCGTAG